In Halosegnis marinus, one genomic interval encodes:
- a CDS encoding trimeric intracellular cation channel family protein, with protein sequence MVAPPDPFAVANALGLVAFGAAGALKGAEADLDPFGVVVLGLLTAFGGGALRDVLVGRTPASLLTTGDVTFAFVGVAVAVVLSLSGVAGRDHPALALADSVGLAAFAATGALVGVDAGVSPFGVVLLATLTGVGGGSLSDLLLTRVPVVLREDFYATPALAGGVALLAVRAANVAPPAPTATCVGVTLALRLAAIRYDWSLPSL encoded by the coding sequence GTGGTCGCGCCCCCGGACCCCTTCGCGGTCGCCAACGCGCTCGGCCTCGTCGCCTTCGGCGCGGCGGGGGCGCTGAAGGGCGCGGAGGCGGACCTCGACCCGTTCGGCGTGGTCGTCCTCGGTCTGCTCACCGCCTTCGGCGGCGGCGCGCTCCGCGACGTGCTCGTCGGGCGGACGCCCGCCTCGCTGCTGACGACCGGCGACGTGACCTTCGCGTTCGTCGGCGTCGCCGTGGCCGTCGTCCTCTCGCTGTCGGGCGTCGCGGGGCGCGACCACCCGGCGCTCGCGCTCGCCGACAGCGTGGGACTCGCCGCCTTCGCCGCCACGGGCGCGCTCGTCGGCGTCGACGCCGGCGTCTCCCCCTTCGGCGTCGTCCTGCTCGCCACGCTGACGGGCGTCGGCGGCGGGTCGCTGTCGGACCTGCTCCTCACCCGCGTCCCGGTCGTGCTCCGCGAGGACTTCTACGCGACACCCGCGCTCGCGGGCGGGGTCGCCCTGCTCGCGGTGCGGGCCGCGAACGTCGCGCCGCCGGCCCCGACCGCGACCTGCGTCGGCGTCACGCTCGCGCTCAGACTGGCGGCGATTCGCTACGACTGGTCGCTCCCCTCCCTGTGA
- the lonB gene encoding ATP-dependent protease LonB, translating to MSDEIETNDAPDGERPDPETGRSNSNDPDGEMTPIDEATEELGSDVAENPAVEVDESEEDGLLGGLQIDTSADIEVPDRLVDQVIGQDDARDIILKAAKQRRHVMMIGSPGTGKSMLAKAMSQLLPREELQDILVYHNPDDGNEPKIRTVPAGKGEQIVEAHKEEARKRNQMRSFLMWIIIAVVFGYSLLIAGQLLLGILAAGVIYLAFRYSSRGSDAMIPNLLVNTADQQTAPFEDATGAHAGALLGDVRHDPFQSGGMETPSHDRVEAGAIHKANKGVLFVDEINTLDIRSQQKLMTAIQEGKFSITGQSERSSGAMVQTEPVPCDFVMVAAGNLDAMENMHPALRSRIKGYGYEVYMDDTIEDTPEMRRKLARFIAQEVDKDGRLPPFTNEAMEEVILEAQRRAGRKGHLTLELRNLGGLVRVAGDIARAEDKEVTDRAEVLQAKERSRSIEQQLADNYIERRKDYDMTVNQGDMVGRVNGLAVMGDDSGIVMPVMAEVTPSQGPGEVIATGKLQEIAMEAVQNVSAIIKKFSDEDISQKDIHIQFVQSYEGVEGDSASVTVATAVISALENIPVEQDVAMTGSLSVRGDVLPVGGVTHKIEAAAKTGLDTVIIPKANEQDVMIEEEYKEQVEIVPVSHISEVLEVALAGEPEKDSLVDRLRSITGKALESGSDARPGGSPSPSDD from the coding sequence ATGAGCGACGAAATCGAAACGAACGACGCCCCCGACGGGGAGCGGCCCGACCCGGAGACGGGACGGAGCAACTCCAACGACCCCGACGGGGAGATGACGCCCATCGACGAGGCGACCGAGGAGCTCGGGAGCGACGTCGCCGAGAACCCCGCCGTCGAGGTCGACGAGAGCGAGGAGGACGGCCTCCTCGGGGGACTCCAGATCGACACCTCGGCTGACATCGAGGTCCCCGACCGCCTGGTCGACCAGGTCATCGGGCAGGACGACGCCCGCGACATCATCCTGAAGGCGGCGAAACAGCGCCGCCACGTGATGATGATCGGCTCGCCGGGGACCGGCAAGTCGATGCTCGCGAAGGCGATGTCCCAGCTGCTCCCGCGCGAGGAGCTGCAGGACATCCTCGTCTACCACAACCCCGACGACGGTAACGAGCCGAAGATACGCACCGTGCCCGCGGGCAAGGGCGAGCAGATAGTCGAGGCCCACAAGGAGGAGGCCCGCAAGCGCAACCAGATGCGGAGCTTCCTCATGTGGATAATCATCGCGGTGGTGTTCGGCTACTCGCTGCTCATCGCCGGACAGCTCCTGCTCGGCATCCTCGCGGCGGGTGTCATCTACCTCGCCTTCCGCTACTCCTCGCGGGGCTCCGACGCGATGATTCCGAACCTGCTGGTCAACACGGCCGACCAGCAGACCGCTCCCTTCGAGGACGCGACCGGCGCCCACGCCGGCGCGCTGCTGGGCGACGTGCGCCACGACCCGTTCCAGTCGGGCGGGATGGAGACGCCGAGCCACGACCGCGTCGAGGCCGGCGCCATCCACAAGGCGAACAAGGGCGTGCTGTTCGTCGACGAGATCAACACGCTCGACATCCGCTCCCAGCAGAAGCTGATGACCGCCATCCAGGAGGGGAAGTTCTCCATCACGGGCCAGTCCGAGCGCTCCTCGGGCGCGATGGTCCAGACGGAGCCCGTCCCCTGCGACTTCGTGATGGTCGCGGCGGGCAACCTCGACGCGATGGAGAACATGCACCCCGCGCTCCGCTCGCGCATCAAGGGGTACGGCTACGAGGTGTACATGGACGACACCATCGAGGACACCCCGGAGATGCGCCGGAAGCTGGCGCGCTTCATCGCCCAGGAGGTCGACAAGGACGGCCGGCTGCCGCCCTTCACCAACGAGGCGATGGAGGAGGTCATCCTGGAGGCGCAACGGCGCGCCGGCCGGAAGGGCCACCTCACGCTCGAACTCCGCAACCTCGGCGGCCTGGTCCGCGTCGCGGGCGACATCGCCCGCGCCGAGGACAAGGAGGTCACCGACCGCGCCGAGGTGCTGCAGGCGAAGGAGCGCTCCCGCTCCATCGAACAGCAGCTCGCGGACAACTACATCGAGCGCCGGAAGGACTACGACATGACCGTCAACCAGGGCGACATGGTGGGCCGCGTCAACGGCCTCGCCGTCATGGGCGACGACTCCGGTATCGTGATGCCCGTCATGGCCGAGGTCACCCCCTCGCAGGGCCCCGGCGAGGTCATCGCCACCGGGAAGCTCCAGGAGATCGCGATGGAGGCCGTCCAGAACGTCTCGGCCATCATCAAGAAGTTCTCCGACGAGGACATCTCCCAGAAGGACATCCACATCCAGTTCGTCCAGAGCTACGAGGGCGTCGAGGGCGACTCCGCCTCCGTCACCGTGGCGACGGCGGTCATCTCCGCGCTGGAGAACATCCCCGTCGAGCAGGACGTCGCCATGACCGGCTCGCTGTCGGTCCGCGGCGACGTGCTCCCGGTCGGCGGCGTCACCCACAAGATCGAGGCCGCCGCCAAGACCGGCCTCGACACGGTCATCATCCCGAAGGCGAACGAGCAGGACGTGATGATCGAGGAGGAGTACAAGGAGCAGGTCGAGATCGTTCCGGTCTCGCACATCTCCGAGGTGCTGGAGGTCGCGCTCGCGGGCGAGCCCGAGAAGGACTCGCTCGTCGACCGCCTCCGCTCCATCACGGGCAAGGCGCTCGAAAGCGGTTCGGACGCGCGTCCGGGCGGCTCCCCCAGCCCGAGCGACGACTGA
- a CDS encoding MGMT family protein, with translation MEDAGIYAREATYLDRYVQFGHASGKLLSVSFPTEPDDNAEPEHPLLDRIGAYLEGASDDFDDVEVALTLPTDRRGVLESLRQVPYGENVTVAELARMTAGLVDGEADDHQLVREALAANPAPLVVGDHRVRDGPSAAPPEVEQRLRSLEGL, from the coding sequence ATGGAGGACGCGGGTATCTACGCGCGGGAGGCGACGTACCTCGACCGGTACGTCCAGTTCGGCCACGCCTCGGGGAAACTGCTCTCCGTGTCGTTCCCGACGGAGCCGGACGACAACGCCGAGCCGGAGCACCCCCTGCTCGACCGCATCGGCGCGTACCTGGAGGGCGCGAGCGACGACTTCGACGACGTAGAGGTCGCGCTGACGCTGCCGACCGACCGGCGCGGCGTGCTCGAATCGCTCAGACAGGTCCCCTACGGCGAGAACGTCACCGTCGCCGAGCTCGCGCGGATGACGGCCGGGCTCGTCGACGGCGAGGCGGACGACCACCAGCTCGTCCGCGAGGCGCTGGCGGCCAACCCCGCGCCGCTCGTCGTCGGCGACCACCGCGTCCGGGACGGCCCGAGCGCCGCGCCGCCCGAAGTGGAACAGCGGCTCCGGTCGCTGGAGGGACTTTAG
- a CDS encoding CPBP family intramembrane glutamic endopeptidase → MTDWAAFAGVTTAATLLLLALARVSSVGGAFPTREEVEWLDALPDDADHLAATTATTPGGDPERFSSGLLFVNVLVTHGLFLLVLVGAALYARVPASAFGLSVSLRELALGVGFGLLLSVLNTGAGALAEASGYAPSEELRGMLAPDSAGGWLLLMGGTLPLVAVFEEALFRAALVGAFAAGLGASPWALAVVSSVAFALAHEAQGPAGVAVTGTLGFVLAAGYIATGSFLVVAVAHYLVNAVELVVYEGLGVERLGA, encoded by the coding sequence GTGACCGACTGGGCCGCGTTCGCCGGCGTCACGACCGCGGCCACCCTTCTGCTGTTAGCGCTCGCACGCGTGAGCAGCGTCGGGGGCGCCTTCCCGACCCGCGAGGAGGTGGAGTGGCTCGACGCGCTCCCCGACGACGCCGACCACCTCGCCGCGACGACGGCGACGACGCCCGGCGGCGACCCCGAGCGGTTCTCCTCCGGTCTGCTGTTCGTGAACGTGCTCGTCACGCACGGCCTCTTCCTCCTCGTGCTCGTCGGCGCGGCGCTGTACGCCCGCGTCCCGGCGAGCGCGTTCGGCCTCTCCGTCTCGCTCCGCGAACTCGCGCTCGGCGTCGGCTTCGGCCTCCTCCTCTCCGTGCTCAACACCGGGGCCGGGGCGCTCGCTGAGGCGTCCGGCTACGCGCCGAGCGAGGAGCTCCGCGGGATGCTCGCGCCCGACTCCGCGGGCGGCTGGCTCCTGCTCATGGGCGGGACGCTCCCGCTCGTGGCCGTCTTCGAGGAGGCGCTGTTCCGCGCGGCGCTGGTCGGCGCGTTCGCCGCCGGCCTCGGGGCGTCGCCGTGGGCGCTCGCCGTCGTCTCCTCGGTCGCGTTCGCGCTCGCCCACGAGGCGCAGGGCCCGGCCGGCGTCGCCGTGACCGGGACGCTGGGGTTCGTGCTCGCGGCCGGCTACATCGCCACGGGGAGTTTCCTCGTCGTCGCCGTCGCTCACTACCTCGTGAACGCCGTCGAGCTCGTCGTGTACGAGGGGCTCGGCGTCGAGCGGCTCGGGGCCTAA
- a CDS encoding nicotinamide-nucleotide adenylyltransferase, with protein sequence MTRGFYIGRFQPYHEGHHAMVERIAGEVDELVLGIGSADQSHTERNPFTAGERIEMVTKATAPMDLITYAVPIEDLNRNAVWVSHVQSMSPRFDVAYSNNPLVVRLFEEAGVEVRQSPMFRREEFEGTEVRERMAGGRDWEELVPGAVVDTIAEIDGVARLKQVTDTDSGEA encoded by the coding sequence ATGACCCGCGGCTTCTACATCGGGCGGTTCCAGCCCTACCACGAGGGCCACCACGCGATGGTCGAGCGCATCGCCGGCGAGGTGGACGAACTCGTGCTCGGGATCGGGAGCGCCGACCAGTCGCACACGGAGCGGAACCCGTTCACGGCGGGCGAGCGCATCGAGATGGTGACGAAGGCGACGGCGCCGATGGACCTCATCACCTACGCGGTCCCCATCGAGGACCTGAACCGCAACGCGGTGTGGGTGAGCCACGTCCAGAGCATGAGCCCCCGGTTCGACGTGGCCTACTCGAACAACCCCCTCGTCGTCCGCCTGTTCGAGGAGGCGGGCGTCGAGGTGCGCCAGTCGCCGATGTTCCGCCGCGAGGAGTTCGAGGGGACCGAGGTGCGCGAGCGGATGGCCGGCGGGCGGGACTGGGAGGAACTCGTCCCCGGGGCCGTCGTCGATACCATCGCCGAGATAGACGGCGTCGCCCGGCTGAAACAGGTGACGGACACCGACAGCGGCGAAGCGTGA
- the surE gene encoding 5'/3'-nucleotidase SurE — protein MTERSVLVTNDDGIDAHGIGALADALDRVGDVTVVAPATNQSWAGRDMTWHAGPTGIEETERGYAVEGTPSDAVAVALSVLDIDPDVVVAGVNDGMNLSAHILERSGTVGAAVEAAHFGVPAVAVSTADHTDPAPPHEDPETFELAAEAGAFVTERALDSGVFAAAEYLNVNAPAFADDPEVHLTRPAREYAVEADRVEDGEVELRDGGWERFLDGETRDDPETDRHAVLAGNVSVTPMRLPRAADAEFDLSGFDAT, from the coding sequence ATGACCGAACGCTCGGTTCTCGTGACCAACGACGACGGCATCGACGCCCACGGCATCGGCGCGCTGGCGGACGCGCTCGACCGCGTCGGCGACGTGACCGTCGTCGCGCCCGCGACGAACCAGTCGTGGGCCGGGCGGGACATGACGTGGCACGCCGGCCCGACCGGCATCGAGGAGACGGAGCGCGGCTACGCCGTCGAGGGGACGCCTTCGGACGCGGTGGCCGTCGCGCTCTCCGTGCTCGACATCGACCCGGACGTGGTCGTCGCGGGGGTCAACGACGGCATGAACCTCTCGGCGCACATCCTCGAACGCTCCGGGACGGTCGGCGCGGCCGTCGAGGCCGCCCACTTCGGCGTGCCGGCGGTGGCCGTCTCCACGGCCGACCACACCGACCCCGCGCCGCCCCACGAGGACCCGGAGACGTTCGAACTCGCGGCCGAGGCGGGCGCGTTCGTGACCGAGCGCGCGCTCGACTCCGGGGTCTTCGCGGCGGCCGAGTACCTGAACGTGAACGCCCCGGCCTTCGCCGACGACCCGGAGGTCCACCTCACGCGGCCCGCCCGCGAGTACGCCGTCGAGGCCGACCGGGTCGAGGACGGGGAGGTGGAACTGCGCGACGGCGGCTGGGAACGCTTCCTCGACGGCGAGACGCGCGACGACCCCGAGACGGACCGCCACGCCGTCCTCGCGGGGAACGTGAGCGTCACGCCGATGCGGCTCCCGCGGGCCGCGGACGCCGAGTTCGACCTGAGCGGCTTCGACGCGACCTGA
- a CDS encoding bis(5'-nucleosyl)-tetraphosphatase, which yields MIEATSAGAILFRDTRGRREYLLLKSRPGDWEFPKGGVEGEEELQQTAIREVTEEAGIEDFRLLDGFREDYDYVFEANGNTIHKTVHLFVAKSFEASAELSKEHRDLQWRDYEQAINTITQDGPRDILREAHEFLDAYFEAQEGDAAEAEEVPETAEAEETGE from the coding sequence ATGATAGAGGCCACGAGTGCGGGAGCCATCCTCTTCCGGGATACCCGTGGCCGGCGTGAGTACCTGCTGCTCAAGTCCCGGCCCGGCGACTGGGAGTTCCCCAAGGGCGGAGTCGAGGGCGAGGAGGAGCTACAACAAACCGCCATCCGCGAGGTCACGGAAGAAGCCGGAATCGAGGACTTCCGGCTGTTGGACGGGTTCCGCGAGGACTACGATTACGTGTTCGAGGCGAACGGCAACACCATCCACAAGACGGTCCACCTGTTCGTCGCGAAGTCGTTCGAGGCGTCCGCAGAGCTGTCGAAGGAGCACCGCGACCTGCAGTGGCGCGACTACGAGCAGGCCATCAACACCATCACGCAGGACGGGCCGCGCGACATCCTCCGGGAGGCCCACGAGTTCCTCGACGCGTACTTCGAGGCGCAGGAGGGCGACGCCGCGGAGGCCGAGGAGGTCCCCGAGACCGCGGAGGCCGAGGAGACCGGCGAGTAG
- a CDS encoding APC family permease codes for MSEDELGFAGAAAIGLGGMIGGGVFSVLGVVVSIAGGAAWLAFTAASLVSMCAAYSYIKLNELGDEHGGSVTQIEQFLGNRDAAGMVGWTLLVGYVGAIAVYAFAFGGFAVELSPAWLREAVPLPLRPTYSVFAVALFVVLNVVGARATGASEKVLVGLKLVVLFGVSAWGLWYGATHDGLSFGFGRLDDLGLVTATAVSFVSFQGWQLLVYDYGSVRDPEETIPKAIYTSIVGAIVIDSMVAILVTSTVATDVIRRQPEIAVARAVEPFLGSLGFVFVAVAALFSTGSAINGTLFSSAHFAKGMLADGLIPDRAGSADADGAPERTLLVIGALAAAFTAYGSLDAITSFGSLAFMVVFGVMSFIAFTKRDAEGVNGAIPAVGVLGTGAFFPLLVFHLYTAQREVFWSVLAVAVVVVAVELLYFEGERMVSGARSFERALDARLPGRED; via the coding sequence GTGAGCGAGGACGAACTCGGCTTCGCCGGCGCGGCCGCCATCGGCCTCGGGGGGATGATCGGCGGCGGCGTGTTCTCCGTCCTCGGCGTCGTCGTCTCCATCGCCGGGGGCGCCGCGTGGCTGGCGTTCACGGCGGCGAGCCTCGTCTCGATGTGCGCGGCGTACAGCTACATCAAGCTCAACGAGCTCGGCGACGAACACGGCGGGTCGGTCACCCAGATAGAGCAGTTCCTCGGCAACCGCGACGCCGCGGGGATGGTCGGGTGGACCCTGCTGGTCGGCTACGTCGGGGCCATCGCCGTCTACGCGTTCGCGTTCGGCGGCTTCGCCGTGGAGTTGTCCCCGGCGTGGCTCCGGGAGGCGGTGCCGCTCCCGCTCCGCCCGACCTACTCGGTGTTCGCCGTGGCGCTGTTCGTCGTGCTCAACGTCGTCGGGGCCCGGGCGACGGGGGCCTCCGAGAAGGTGCTCGTCGGGCTGAAGCTCGTCGTCCTCTTCGGCGTGAGCGCGTGGGGGCTGTGGTACGGTGCGACCCACGACGGGCTCTCCTTCGGCTTCGGTCGGCTCGACGACCTCGGGCTGGTGACGGCCACGGCCGTCTCGTTCGTCTCCTTTCAGGGGTGGCAGCTGCTCGTCTACGACTACGGGAGCGTGCGCGACCCCGAGGAGACGATTCCGAAGGCCATCTACACCTCCATCGTGGGCGCGATCGTCATCGACAGCATGGTGGCGATACTCGTCACGAGCACGGTGGCGACCGACGTCATCCGGCGACAGCCCGAAATCGCCGTCGCACGCGCCGTCGAGCCGTTCCTCGGGAGCCTCGGGTTCGTCTTCGTCGCCGTCGCCGCGCTGTTCTCGACGGGGAGCGCCATCAACGGGACGCTGTTCTCCTCGGCTCACTTCGCCAAGGGGATGCTCGCGGACGGGCTGATTCCCGACCGGGCGGGGTCGGCCGACGCCGACGGCGCACCCGAGCGCACCCTTCTCGTCATCGGCGCGCTCGCGGCCGCCTTCACCGCCTACGGCTCGCTCGACGCCATCACCTCGTTCGGCTCGCTCGCGTTCATGGTCGTCTTCGGCGTCATGTCGTTCATCGCGTTCACGAAGCGCGACGCGGAGGGGGTCAACGGCGCGATACCCGCGGTCGGCGTCCTCGGCACGGGGGCGTTCTTCCCGCTGCTGGTCTTCCACCTCTACACCGCACAGCGCGAGGTGTTCTGGTCCGTGCTCGCCGTCGCCGTCGTCGTGGTCGCCGTGGAACTGCTCTACTTCGAGGGCGAACGGATGGTCTCCGGGGCGCGCTCGTTCGAGCGGGCGCTCGACGCGCGACTGCCCGGCCGCGAGGACTAG
- a CDS encoding SAM hydrolase/SAM-dependent halogenase family protein: MITLATDFGEPYPAAMKGVVARRTDADVTDIAHELPRQDPRAAAFWLRFVLPEFPPAVHCIVVDPGVGTDRKALVVRAGGHALVGPDNGVLFPPARALADGGDIEVFEVRVKDPASQTFHGRDVFAPVAADCHDVGIDDLHRLPALSPTREYADLAFPAPEVRDDGATAEVLVVDGFGNAVTNLAGTRVEGRDAVTVNGESVPVAPSYAHVGAGERLVTVGSHGQAELAVNRGRGDETFGLGPGDTVEFGW, translated from the coding sequence GTGATAACCCTCGCTACCGACTTCGGCGAGCCGTACCCCGCGGCGATGAAGGGCGTCGTCGCCCGGCGGACGGACGCCGACGTGACGGACATCGCCCACGAACTCCCCCGGCAGGACCCCCGCGCCGCGGCGTTCTGGCTCCGGTTCGTCCTCCCGGAGTTCCCGCCGGCGGTCCACTGTATCGTCGTGGACCCCGGCGTCGGCACCGACCGGAAGGCGCTCGTCGTCCGCGCCGGCGGCCACGCGCTCGTCGGGCCGGACAACGGCGTCCTGTTCCCTCCGGCGCGGGCGCTCGCCGACGGCGGCGACATAGAGGTCTTCGAGGTCCGCGTGAAGGACCCCGCCTCCCAGACCTTCCACGGCCGGGACGTGTTCGCGCCCGTCGCCGCCGACTGCCACGATGTCGGAATCGACGACCTCCACCGGCTGCCCGCCCTCTCGCCGACCCGCGAGTACGCCGACCTCGCCTTCCCCGCGCCCGAGGTCCGCGACGACGGCGCGACCGCGGAGGTGCTCGTCGTGGACGGCTTCGGCAACGCCGTGACGAACCTCGCCGGCACGAGGGTCGAGGGGCGCGACGCCGTCACGGTGAACGGCGAGTCCGTCCCCGTCGCGCCCTCGTACGCCCACGTCGGCGCGGGCGAGCGACTCGTCACCGTCGGGAGTCACGGGCAGGCCGAACTCGCCGTGAACCGGGGGCGCGGCGACGAGACGTTCGGCCTCGGGCCGGGCGACACGGTCGAGTTCGGGTGGTGA